One Anopheles cruzii unplaced genomic scaffold, idAnoCruzAS_RS32_06 scaffold01351_ctg1, whole genome shotgun sequence genomic window, TATGGTAAAGCTAGACCACATGCAGCAAAGTGTTCTGCAACTACAGACCGAATTTTccaagcaccgggaagaagcTGCGCAATGCCAAAATAACAGCGATAAGAACCTGGTCGAGATTAAAAGGGCCGTGCAGAacaatttcgattcgatgcgtcGATTAGAGGATGATGTTGGACGCAACTTTACTCTCCTACAGGAACGATCATGGCAGATCTTGACGCAAATACCTACGCGTGTTACAACGAAGACCAATCCTCTTTCATATGTACCCTATCGTTCGTGCAGTGACATTCGGAATGCACAGTCTGGGGCATATATTATCCAGACGAACGGTGCAAGTAACCCTTTTATGGCGTACTGTCAGAGGGATGTGAAGGATGGAGACAGctggttggtgatacagcACCGATTCGATGGATCGATAAACTTCTATCGCAACTGGACCGAGTATCGGAATGGTTTTGGTGACATTGAGCAAGAGTTCTGGATCGGACTGGAACGACTATATCAGCTGACATCGGGGCGACCCCATGAACTGATGGTTGAGCTAAGAAACATTAACGGAACTTATCAATTTGCACTCTACGCAGCATTCGAGATCGGCAGTGAAGCCGAACAATACAATCTGAAAACCCTTGGAGCGTACAACGGAACTGCAGGGGATTCTCTGTCATATGacaagaatatgaaattctcGACGTACGATCGTGATAATGACATATTGGAGCCAGGAAATTGTGCCGTAATGAATGAGGGTGCCTGGTGGTACAAAAACTGCTATAGTTCCAATTTGAACGGGCGATACAAagacataaacaaaaaaaaaatgatcaacTGGTACGCCTACAATAACTCCCTAGAAGGACTGTCcttttcaagaatgatgatACGACCAAAAGAATAACGCTATCGATGAATGAAGTCTCGGTTCAAGTCGGAAGTCTCTCCAGTCAACTCGGTTCCTGGCTGCCGCTCAAAAGGTCAACGTACGTCTCGAAGACTCGAAATAATCATCCTGCAGTTTGAAAATGCACGattaaacgtggccaaaaaggagaagacTTAAACGCAGAACGTCAACTCAGAATAGCAGTTGCTATAGTCCATAACGTACGCTTTGCCTGGTCCAAAATTCTTAACCCAAGCAGCGACTACTTCCACCACTATCTTCttctacaaatataaatattctTCTATATTTATAAAACTGGGTGTTTTTCTGTCTGTACCGCCtttgctccaaaactactgaaccaatccgcttaaaattttgcacagcgtagttttgtgaccctGGATTGTGAATAGGGAAGTTTGTTATCCAATATTATCCAAAAGTTTGATATCCTTAGGCAAGCTTAAGATCGTTTTGTTACCAAAGGGAATTTCATGATTTAAGTTTATCACTTTGATGCTTTACAGTTTGTTTAAACAAATGGCGCCGCTTTTGTTGTGAATTTAATCCCCAAATATTCACGCATCACACGTTGACGCAAAATCATCAAAAATCTTTCATCAACCAGGACAATGAAATAGCGGAACTTCTTTTCGTCGCATTCTTTCACCTTCAACTATTGCGATGTTCCCAGAGATTGTGTTTAACAAAAGCCTATCAAAACTGTGAATTTTTTCctcccgatttttttttgcattcgcGCCGCAAGTGTGTTAAGCGCCGCTTTCCCAGACGGCGGAAAAATCATCGTTTCGAAGAACGACGAAAATGACGTCAAAGTTCGGGGAAGGAATCATACCTTTCGCAGAACACGGCCGAGAACGTCGCCGCCAACATTCCTCATGACGTGGGCTaaaggaaaacaagaaacactggagaaacataaaatcttTTGCCGTTAGTTAGAGGATTTGTTCCGTTGCTAGAAAATGCGCACCTCGCACTGTGGCAGTACGAGAAGCACCAGAGTGTGTCAAAAAATACACTCTCCGGGTTTGTCTTCAAGTAGTTCTTCCTTTTTGCCTACTTTTCGACTCCGCGCGGTTCCTAACGCCTCGAAAGCCAAAATGCGCGCTGAACTTCCTTAGTTCTCTGTTTTcctctcccgctctctccgAGCGCTGTGCTTTCACTTCCGGTGGGCTGCGAGCCTCACCATGGGTAACTTCAAACTTTTTctccccaaaaacccggcagaaattgaaaaagaaattcGCGAAAGGCAAAAACTGCGGACTGCAAACTTTCACCAAGGCTACGTTTCCGTGGGGCTTCCGTGCAAGGActtttgtggtgtgtgtgtgtgtgtgtgtgtgtatgtgtgtgtggctgagTGTTTCAGGAAGTGGCAGTCTTGAAAATTCACCCCAAAAAGATCGAATAGTTTTGCGGTTCGTTCGTGTTCTCTCCACTCCCGACCATTGCCACCGGAGCATGCATTTTCCTTTTGCATACACGAATGTGGCGGAAGAACAATGTCGTGTGGCGGACTGAAGAGCCGTCCCGCATCgctcaccaccatcagcaccacagCCGGAAGTGGTGAAGATGTGCAGCcgagaaaaatgcattcccaTTATCGAGTTCCGGTGCAAAACGGCATGCCGATTGCGCGC contains:
- the LOC128276486 gene encoding fibrinogen-like protein A; amino-acid sequence: MLMVKLDHMQQSVLQLQTEFSKHREEAAQCQNNSDKNLVEIKRAVQNNFDSMRRLEDDVGRNFTLLQERSWQILTQIPTRVTTKTNPLSYVPYRSCSDIRNAQSGAYIIQTNGASNPFMAYCQRDVKDGDSWLVIQHRFDGSINFYRNWTEYRNGFGDIEQEFWIGLERLYQLTSGRPHELMVELRNINGTYQFALYAAFEIGSEAEQYNLKTLGAYNGTAGDSLSYDKNMKFSTYDRDNDILEPGNCAVMNEGAWWYKNCYSSNLNGRYKDINKKKMINWYAYNNSLEGLSFSRMMIRPKE